CTTAAAAAGCTTCCTACATAATCATATCGAAATGGCTCTTGTAATTTACTCATCTTGCTGTATCTCCTTTGTTTGCCTTATTTTTAAGTTATACATAGAGTATATCATCAAAAAACTATTTTTCAAAATATATATAATTATCAGTTTGCCATAGTTTTAAGTTATAGTAATGGACTACATAGGCATTAAAGTGAATTACATTTTATACAGGGTATGCTTCTTCATTTCCTTCTGTAACATCAACTTTCTTTTCCTGTGCATCGCGATATTTAAAATACTCTGTAGCAACCTGAGGGAATAAAGCGTAACTTAATACATCTTCATCCTGTTCTTTATAAGCTGCTACCTCCTTCTCAAATTCAGGAAGTTCGTCTTCGATCATGTCTGCATATCGGCATGTAATTGGCTGTTTATCTCCAATACATTTTTTCTGTACTTCGGGATTGAATGGTTTAGCTGTTGCTCCGTATTTCCCCTCAAGGATTTCTTTGGTTTCTTTTGTTACCATCTTGTAGCGTTCACCAGTCACAACATTAAATACAGCCTGTGTTCCAACAATCTGAGAGGATGGAGTAACGAGTGGGCATTCTCCCAAGTCTTTTCTTACTTTTGGTACTTCTTCTAGTACTTCGTAGTATTTATCAGATGCATGCTGGCTTTCTAACTGGGATGTCAGGTTAGAGAGCATTCCTCCTGGTACCTGATAGAGCAGGGTCTTGATATTGACTCCTAAGTTCTTTGGATTTAATAATCCAGAATCTAAGGCTTCATCTCTGATCGGACGGAAATAATCTGCGATCTCGGCTAATAATTTCTGGTCTAAGCCTGTGTCGTATGGTGTATTTTTGAATGTTTCTACCATAACTTCTGTTGCTGGCTGGGATGTTCCCATGGAAAATGGTGACATAGCTGTATCAATGACATCAACTCCGGCTTCTACTGCTTTCATGTATGTCATAGATGCTACTCCGGATGTATAGTGTGTATGTAACTGGATTGGAATATCAACCGTTGCTTTTAGTTCTTTTACCAGTTCTTCTGCTTTGTATGGTAATAATAATCCAGCCATATCTTTGATACAGATAGAGTTTGCTCCCATATCTTCGATTCCTTTTGCAAGGTCTTTCCAGTAATCTAAGGTATAGGCATCTCCCAATGTATATGACATTGCGACCTGGGCATGTCCTTTTTCTTTGTTTGCTGCATTTA
The sequence above is drawn from the Anaerostipes hadrus ATCC 29173 = JCM 17467 genome and encodes:
- a CDS encoding oxaloacetate decarboxylase subunit alpha codes for the protein MAKPIKITETILRDAHQSLIATRMTTEQMLPIINKMDQVGYHSVECWGGATFDASLRFLKEDPWDRLRKFRDGFKNTKLQMLFRGQNILGYRPYADDVVEYFVQKSIANGIDIIRIFDCMNDLRNLQTAVNAANKEKGHAQVAMSYTLGDAYTLDYWKDLAKGIEDMGANSICIKDMAGLLLPYKAEELVKELKATVDIPIQLHTHYTSGVASMTYMKAVEAGVDVIDTAMSPFSMGTSQPATEVMVETFKNTPYDTGLDQKLLAEIADYFRPIRDEALDSGLLNPKNLGVNIKTLLYQVPGGMLSNLTSQLESQHASDKYYEVLEEVPKVRKDLGECPLVTPSSQIVGTQAVFNVVTGERYKMVTKETKEILEGKYGATAKPFNPEVQKKCIGDKQPITCRYADMIEDELPEFEKEVAAYKEQDEDVLSYALFPQVATEYFKYRDAQEKKVDVTEGNEEAYPV